The following proteins are co-located in the Toxotes jaculatrix isolate fToxJac2 chromosome 9, fToxJac2.pri, whole genome shotgun sequence genome:
- the treh gene encoding trehalase isoform X2 yields MKLKAAPGDVLSAFRNLSSEAPNMTVLPAKLQEFLSVYFEKPGTEFESWTPPDWHDKPKFLGGITDQKLRDWAEKIHNLWKSLGRKIRVDVKDHPELYSQIYLPHPFVVPGGRFREVYYWDSYWVINGLLLSEMTETAYGMIQNFLYFVNRYGFIPNGGRIYYERRSQPPFLTLMVESFYQTTKDKDFLRAALPILEQEYRFWMQNRSVAVTVNGAEHVLNRYHVQVGLPRPESYTDDLELAEGLTDDRKEQLWMNLHVGAESGWDFTSRWYIDGDSHNSGTLRETRTSQILPTDLNALMCLNEKTLASFHRILGDGDSAAQYDQAAARRLGAIESVLWDAERGVWFDFNLMTHSKHFEFYPSNLAPVWAQCYSRPEMAEKAVQYLKGSGALQFPNGVPTSLKDSGQQWDYPNAWPPLQHMLINGLSKLPSEDAKQLAFDLAQRWIKTNWLAYIKYDAMFEKYDVNGDGKPGGGGEYEVQLGFGWTNGVALQLLDQYGETLTSESTRVSSGLLLPLVISATLTLQ; encoded by the exons ATGAAGCTAAAAGCAGCTCCTG GTGATGTTTTGTCGGCTTTTCGTAACCTTTCAAGTGAAGCGCCAAACATGACTGTCCTGCCTGCCAAGCTGCAGGAGTTCCTCAGTGTGTACTTTGAGAAACCAGGGACAGAATTTGAGTCATGGACACCACCAGACTGGCATGATAA GCCAAAGTTTCTGGGAGGAATAACAGACCAAAAACTGCGCGACTGGGCTGAAAAGATACACAATCTGTGGAAGTCTCTCGGCAGAAAG ATCCGTGTCGATGTTAAAGATCACCCAGAGCTCTACTCGCAGATATACCTCCCACATCCTTTTGTTGTGCCAGGAGGGCGCTTCAGGGAAGTCTACTATTG GGACTCCTACTGGGTCATCAACGGACTCCTGCTGTCAGAGATGACAGAGACGGCCTACGGGATGATTCAAAACTTCCTCTATTTTGTCAACAG ATATGGCTTCATTCCAAATGGTGGGCGGATTTACTATGAAAGGCGCAGTCAGCCTCCATTCCTCACTCTGATGGTGGAGAGCTTCTATCAAACAACCAAGGATAAAGATTTCCTCAG AGCAGCGTTACCAATTCTGGAGCAGGAGTATCGCTTTTGGATGCAGAACCGTTCCGTGGCTGTGACAGTAAACGGGGCAGAGCATGTACTGAATCGCTATCATGTGCAGGTGGGCTTGCCCAG GCCTGAATCTTACACAGATGATCTAGAATTAGCTGAAGGACTCACTGATG ACCGTAAAGAGCAGCTGTGGATGAATCTGCATGTGGGTGCAGAGTCTGGTTGGGACTTCACATCCCGCTGGTATATAGACGGTGACAGCCACAACAGCGGCACCCTCAGAGAGACCCGCACCAGTCAGATCCTCCCCACAGACCTCAACGCTCTAATGTGCCTCAATGAGAAGACTCTTGCTTCATTTCACAGGATACTGG GTGATGGTGACTCAGCTGCACAGTATGACCAGGCTGCAGCCCGCAGACTGGGGGCGATAGAGTCTGTGCTGTGGGATGCTGAGAGAGGAGTCTGGTTTGACTTCAACCTGATGACTCACTCAAAACACTTTGAGTTTTACCCCTCCAACCTGGCACCTGTTTGGGCGCAGTGCTATTCTCGGCCTGAGATGGCAGAGAAGGCTGTGCAGTATCTGAAG GGGAGTGGTGCTCTACAGTTCCCCAATGGAGTCCCAACGTCACTGAAAGACTCTGGTCAACAGTGGGACTATCCTAACGCATGGCCTCCTTTACAGCACATGCTCATCAATG GTTTATCCAAACTGCCTTCAGAGGATGCTAAACAGCTAGCATTTGATTTGGCCCAGCGTTGGATCAAAACAAATTGGTTGGCATACATTAAGTATGACGCCATGTTTGAAAag TATGATGTGAACGGTGATGGCAAACCTGGTGGTGGAGGAGAATATGAAGTTCAG CTGGGTTTTGGTTGGACAAATGGCGTGGCGTTGCAGCTCCTGGACCAGTATGGGGAGACTCTCACCTCAGAAAGCACACGTGTGTCCTCTGGtcttctgctgcctctggtCATCTCAGCCACTCTCACGCTCCAGTGA
- the treh gene encoding trehalase isoform X1, with the protein MRRLVVFCFSAVALLAGVKSAFPPPCDSEIYCTGPILHQVQKAKLFDDDKYFVDMKLKAAPGDVLSAFRNLSSEAPNMTVLPAKLQEFLSVYFEKPGTEFESWTPPDWHDKPKFLGGITDQKLRDWAEKIHNLWKSLGRKIRVDVKDHPELYSQIYLPHPFVVPGGRFREVYYWDSYWVINGLLLSEMTETAYGMIQNFLYFVNRYGFIPNGGRIYYERRSQPPFLTLMVESFYQTTKDKDFLRAALPILEQEYRFWMQNRSVAVTVNGAEHVLNRYHVQVGLPRPESYTDDLELAEGLTDDRKEQLWMNLHVGAESGWDFTSRWYIDGDSHNSGTLRETRTSQILPTDLNALMCLNEKTLASFHRILGDGDSAAQYDQAAARRLGAIESVLWDAERGVWFDFNLMTHSKHFEFYPSNLAPVWAQCYSRPEMAEKAVQYLKGSGALQFPNGVPTSLKDSGQQWDYPNAWPPLQHMLINGLSKLPSEDAKQLAFDLAQRWIKTNWLAYIKYDAMFEKYDVNGDGKPGGGGEYEVQLGFGWTNGVALQLLDQYGETLTSESTRVSSGLLLPLVISATLTLQ; encoded by the exons ATGCGTAGACTGGTGGTGTTTTGCTTTTCAGCAGTTGCTCTTTTGGCCGGTGTAAAGAGTGCTTTTCCACCACCATGTGACAG tgaaatatACTGCACTGGGCCCATCTTGCATCAGGTACAGAAAGCTAAACTGTTTGATGATGACAAGTACTTTGTTGACATGAAGCTAAAAGCAGCTCCTG GTGATGTTTTGTCGGCTTTTCGTAACCTTTCAAGTGAAGCGCCAAACATGACTGTCCTGCCTGCCAAGCTGCAGGAGTTCCTCAGTGTGTACTTTGAGAAACCAGGGACAGAATTTGAGTCATGGACACCACCAGACTGGCATGATAA GCCAAAGTTTCTGGGAGGAATAACAGACCAAAAACTGCGCGACTGGGCTGAAAAGATACACAATCTGTGGAAGTCTCTCGGCAGAAAG ATCCGTGTCGATGTTAAAGATCACCCAGAGCTCTACTCGCAGATATACCTCCCACATCCTTTTGTTGTGCCAGGAGGGCGCTTCAGGGAAGTCTACTATTG GGACTCCTACTGGGTCATCAACGGACTCCTGCTGTCAGAGATGACAGAGACGGCCTACGGGATGATTCAAAACTTCCTCTATTTTGTCAACAG ATATGGCTTCATTCCAAATGGTGGGCGGATTTACTATGAAAGGCGCAGTCAGCCTCCATTCCTCACTCTGATGGTGGAGAGCTTCTATCAAACAACCAAGGATAAAGATTTCCTCAG AGCAGCGTTACCAATTCTGGAGCAGGAGTATCGCTTTTGGATGCAGAACCGTTCCGTGGCTGTGACAGTAAACGGGGCAGAGCATGTACTGAATCGCTATCATGTGCAGGTGGGCTTGCCCAG GCCTGAATCTTACACAGATGATCTAGAATTAGCTGAAGGACTCACTGATG ACCGTAAAGAGCAGCTGTGGATGAATCTGCATGTGGGTGCAGAGTCTGGTTGGGACTTCACATCCCGCTGGTATATAGACGGTGACAGCCACAACAGCGGCACCCTCAGAGAGACCCGCACCAGTCAGATCCTCCCCACAGACCTCAACGCTCTAATGTGCCTCAATGAGAAGACTCTTGCTTCATTTCACAGGATACTGG GTGATGGTGACTCAGCTGCACAGTATGACCAGGCTGCAGCCCGCAGACTGGGGGCGATAGAGTCTGTGCTGTGGGATGCTGAGAGAGGAGTCTGGTTTGACTTCAACCTGATGACTCACTCAAAACACTTTGAGTTTTACCCCTCCAACCTGGCACCTGTTTGGGCGCAGTGCTATTCTCGGCCTGAGATGGCAGAGAAGGCTGTGCAGTATCTGAAG GGGAGTGGTGCTCTACAGTTCCCCAATGGAGTCCCAACGTCACTGAAAGACTCTGGTCAACAGTGGGACTATCCTAACGCATGGCCTCCTTTACAGCACATGCTCATCAATG GTTTATCCAAACTGCCTTCAGAGGATGCTAAACAGCTAGCATTTGATTTGGCCCAGCGTTGGATCAAAACAAATTGGTTGGCATACATTAAGTATGACGCCATGTTTGAAAag TATGATGTGAACGGTGATGGCAAACCTGGTGGTGGAGGAGAATATGAAGTTCAG CTGGGTTTTGGTTGGACAAATGGCGTGGCGTTGCAGCTCCTGGACCAGTATGGGGAGACTCTCACCTCAGAAAGCACACGTGTGTCCTCTGGtcttctgctgcctctggtCATCTCAGCCACTCTCACGCTCCAGTGA